In Bacillus sp. DX3.1, the following proteins share a genomic window:
- a CDS encoding helix-turn-helix transcriptional regulator: MGVKNRIKELRKQNHITQVEMAKAMQVTRQTIVAIENNHYNPSLELSLKIAKYFGMSVEEIFTLE, translated from the coding sequence ATGGGTGTGAAAAATAGAATTAAGGAACTAAGAAAACAAAATCATATTACGCAAGTTGAGATGGCAAAGGCGATGCAAGTGACAAGGCAGACGATTGTTGCGATTGAAAACAATCATTACAATCCGAGTTTGGAATTGTCACTAAAGATTGCAAAATATTTTGGGATGAGCGTGGAGGAGATTTTTACGTTGGAATAA
- the uvrA gene encoding excinuclease ABC subunit UvrA, whose product MVSKGFIVVKGARAHNLKNIDVTIPRNQLVVVTGLSGSGKSSLAFDTIYAEGQRRYVESLSAYARQFLGQMDKPDVDAIEGLSPAISIDQKTTSRNPRSTVGTVTEIYDYLRLLFARIGTPICPNHGIEITSQTVEQMVDRVLEYPERTKLQVLAPIVSGRKGAHVKILEDIKKQGYVRVRVDGEMLDVSDEITLDKNKKHSIEVVIDRIVVKEGVASRLADSLESALKLGEGRVLIDVMGEEELLFSEHHACPHCGFSIGELEPRMFSFNSPFGACPSCDGLGAKLEVDLELVIPNWDLSLNGHAIAPWEPTSSQYYPQLLQSVCNHYGIDMDMPVKDIPKDLFDKVLYGSGDEKVYFRYVNDFGQVKESDILFEGVIPNIQRRYRETSSDYIREQMEKYMAEQACPKCKGGRLKPESLAVFVGEKTIADVTKYSVQEVYDFFTHVELTEKQQKIAHLILREIKERVSFLINVGLDYLTLSRAAGSLSGGEAQRIRLATQIGSRLTGVLYILDEPSIGLHQRDNERLIHTLQEMRDLGNTLIVVEHDEDTMMAADYLLDIGPGAGIHGGQVVSEGLPSEVMNDDNSLTGQYLSGKKFIPVPVERRKGDGRKIEIIGAKENNLKNVKMSFPLGTFVAVTGVSGSGKSTVVNEVLYKSLAQKLYKAKSKPGAHKQIKGLEHLDKVIDVDQSPIGRTPRSNPATYTGVFDDIRDVFSNTNEAKVRGYQKGRFSFNVKGGRCEACRGDGIIKIEMHFLPDVYVPCEVCHGKRYNRETLEVKYKDNNISDVLEMTIEDGVEFFANIPKIKRKLQTLVDVGLGYMKLGQPATTLSGGEAQRVKLASELHRRSTGRTLYILDEPTTGLHAHDIARLLQVLQRLVENGETVLVIEHNLDVIKTADYIVDLGPEGGDKGGQIVASGTPEQVVKEERSYTGKYLKQILERDTARMKEKMKESEVSK is encoded by the coding sequence ATGGTGAGCAAAGGTTTTATCGTTGTAAAAGGTGCAAGGGCACATAATTTAAAAAATATTGACGTAACCATTCCGAGAAATCAACTTGTTGTTGTGACCGGATTATCTGGTTCCGGGAAATCATCTTTAGCATTTGATACGATATACGCGGAAGGACAGCGCCGATATGTAGAATCTTTATCGGCGTATGCACGCCAGTTTTTAGGACAAATGGATAAGCCGGATGTTGATGCAATTGAAGGGCTGTCTCCAGCAATTTCAATCGATCAAAAAACGACGAGTCGTAACCCGCGTTCAACGGTCGGAACGGTTACCGAGATTTATGATTATTTACGGTTACTATTTGCTCGTATTGGGACACCAATTTGTCCAAACCACGGAATTGAAATTACATCACAAACAGTAGAGCAAATGGTAGACCGTGTTTTAGAATATCCAGAACGTACGAAATTACAAGTGTTGGCACCAATCGTATCAGGACGTAAAGGTGCGCATGTGAAAATTCTAGAAGATATAAAAAAACAAGGTTATGTCCGCGTTCGTGTGGATGGAGAGATGTTGGATGTATCTGACGAAATTACGTTAGATAAAAATAAAAAGCATTCAATTGAAGTAGTCATTGACCGAATTGTTGTAAAAGAAGGTGTTGCGAGCCGACTTGCTGACTCTCTTGAAAGTGCGTTAAAGCTTGGTGAAGGTCGCGTGTTAATTGATGTCATGGGTGAAGAGGAACTGTTATTTAGTGAGCATCATGCCTGCCCGCATTGTGGTTTTTCAATTGGGGAGTTAGAGCCGCGCATGTTCTCCTTTAACAGCCCATTCGGTGCGTGTCCATCTTGTGATGGACTTGGTGCAAAATTAGAGGTGGATCTAGAACTCGTGATTCCGAACTGGGATTTATCTTTAAATGGTCATGCCATTGCACCTTGGGAACCGACAAGTTCCCAATACTATCCACAATTACTGCAATCGGTTTGTAATCATTACGGAATTGATATGGATATGCCGGTGAAGGACATACCGAAAGACTTATTTGATAAAGTATTGTATGGAAGCGGAGATGAGAAGGTTTATTTCCGTTATGTGAATGATTTTGGTCAAGTGAAAGAGAGCGATATTTTGTTTGAAGGTGTGATTCCAAACATTCAGCGTCGTTATCGTGAGACGAGCTCCGATTACATTCGTGAGCAAATGGAGAAGTATATGGCGGAGCAAGCGTGTCCGAAATGTAAGGGCGGCCGTTTAAAGCCAGAAAGTTTGGCTGTTTTTGTTGGTGAAAAAACAATTGCGGATGTAACGAAGTACTCTGTACAAGAAGTATACGATTTCTTTACACATGTAGAGTTAACGGAAAAACAGCAGAAAATTGCACATTTAATTTTGCGAGAAATTAAAGAGCGTGTAAGCTTCTTAATTAACGTAGGACTCGACTATTTAACATTAAGTCGTGCGGCAGGATCATTATCGGGCGGGGAAGCACAGCGTATTCGCCTTGCTACGCAAATTGGTTCTCGTCTAACAGGTGTACTTTACATTTTAGATGAGCCTTCTATCGGTTTGCATCAGCGTGATAATGAGCGTCTTATTCATACTTTGCAGGAAATGCGTGATTTAGGGAATACGTTAATCGTTGTAGAGCACGATGAAGATACAATGATGGCAGCTGACTATTTACTTGATATTGGTCCAGGTGCAGGAATTCATGGCGGACAAGTTGTATCAGAAGGTCTGCCATCAGAAGTGATGAATGATGACAATTCATTAACAGGTCAATATTTGAGCGGTAAGAAGTTTATTCCGGTTCCAGTCGAAAGGCGTAAAGGGGACGGACGTAAAATTGAGATTATCGGTGCAAAAGAAAATAACTTAAAAAATGTGAAAATGTCATTCCCACTCGGTACATTTGTTGCAGTAACGGGTGTATCTGGTTCTGGGAAAAGTACAGTGGTAAATGAAGTTCTGTATAAATCGTTAGCACAAAAATTATATAAAGCGAAAAGTAAGCCGGGTGCACATAAGCAAATTAAGGGGCTTGAACATTTAGATAAAGTAATCGATGTCGACCAATCGCCAATTGGGCGTACACCGCGCTCGAATCCAGCGACATATACAGGTGTATTTGATGATATTCGTGATGTGTTTTCAAACACGAACGAAGCAAAGGTCCGTGGTTACCAAAAAGGTCGCTTTAGCTTTAACGTAAAAGGTGGGCGCTGTGAGGCGTGCCGCGGTGATGGAATTATTAAAATTGAAATGCACTTTTTACCAGATGTCTACGTTCCATGTGAAGTGTGCCACGGAAAACGTTATAATCGTGAAACATTGGAAGTGAAGTATAAAGATAACAATATTTCTGATGTACTTGAAATGACAATTGAAGATGGCGTGGAATTCTTTGCGAACATCCCGAAAATAAAACGGAAGTTGCAGACGCTTGTAGATGTAGGACTTGGCTATATGAAATTAGGTCAACCAGCAACAACGTTATCAGGCGGAGAAGCGCAGCGTGTCAAGCTTGCATCTGAGTTACACCGTCGTTCTACAGGGCGGACATTGTACATTTTAGATGAACCAACAACAGGCCTACATGCTCATGATATTGCGCGCCTCTTACAAGTATTGCAGCGCCTCGTTGAAAATGGTGAAACGGTGCTTGTTATTGAGCATAATTTAGATGTGATTAAGACAGCTGATTACATTGTCGATCTTGGCCCAGAGGGCGGAGATAAAGGTGGACAAATTGTTGCTTCAGGTACACCGGAGCAAGTTGTAAAAGAAGAGCGTTCGTATACTGGAAAGTATTTAAAACAAATTTTAGAGCGCGATACAGCACGTATGAAAGAGAAAATGAAAGAGAGCGAAGTATCAAAATAA
- a CDS encoding MerR family transcriptional regulator, giving the protein MISIQQLTKETGVTVRTLRYYDQIDLLKPSGKTEGGHRLYSESDVIRLQQILFLKEMGFSLKEVANMLVTDELSLKESLQNQLQFVQEEQKKFNRMEKILQAVVYSAELEGELDWKIMFELIQLSQQSPRIRELFQRQVFSDEEQRLLHNLPNMSEEDENVGEWVALLKQLRRLMQEGKAPSHNEVQEATKKLMEKCIEMANGDEAFLDKLWEVRKSKEDSQKMHMYPIEDELLQYMDEAFRIYDEKGGGKK; this is encoded by the coding sequence ATGATCTCGATTCAGCAGTTGACAAAGGAGACGGGTGTTACGGTAAGGACACTTCGATATTATGACCAAATTGATTTATTAAAGCCAAGTGGAAAAACAGAAGGTGGACATCGTTTATATAGTGAATCGGATGTTATTCGCTTGCAACAAATTTTATTTCTAAAAGAAATGGGCTTCTCATTAAAAGAAGTTGCGAATATGTTAGTAACGGATGAATTGAGTTTAAAAGAATCATTGCAAAATCAATTGCAATTTGTACAAGAAGAACAGAAGAAATTCAATCGTATGGAAAAGATTTTGCAGGCTGTCGTCTATTCAGCAGAGCTTGAGGGTGAGTTAGATTGGAAAATTATGTTCGAGCTCATTCAACTTTCACAACAATCTCCTCGTATACGCGAATTATTTCAAAGGCAAGTATTTTCAGATGAGGAGCAAAGGCTTCTTCACAATTTGCCAAATATGAGTGAGGAGGATGAAAATGTCGGTGAATGGGTTGCTCTGTTAAAGCAATTACGTCGTTTAATGCAAGAGGGAAAGGCCCCATCCCATAATGAAGTACAAGAAGCTACCAAAAAATTAATGGAAAAATGTATAGAGATGGCAAATGGTGATGAAGCATTTTTAGATAAATTATGGGAAGTGCGAAAATCGAAAGAGGATTCACAAAAGATGCATATGTATCCAATCGAAGACGAACTTCTGCAATATATGGATGAGGCTTTTCGTATATATGATGAAAAAGGAGGGGGGAAGAAATGA
- a CDS encoding YeiH family protein codes for MEQTLVIQKRKRLGFSQGIGITLLIAIAAKYLAQLPFLNIMGQLVIAILIGMIWRATIGVPHEAIAGTNFVSKKLLRFGIILLGMRLNLVDIAKAGPKVLVIAAIVIAFTLVVVYTLTRVFKVEKKLGILTACGTAICGAAAVVAIAPQVKAKDEEIAVGAAIIAILGTIFTLLYTLLYPVLGLSPYGYGVFSGATLHEIAHVIAAAAPGGSASVDIAVIVKLTRVAMLVPVAILIGLWFQRSEGEGKKSSWRDIQIPWFIFGFLAMSAFHSLGIVPEVVAGYIVTLAYMLIAMAMAGLGLNVEFTTFRKLGSRAFVAGLIGSVALSVVGYILVYVLGFV; via the coding sequence ATGGAACAAACACTTGTCATACAAAAGAGGAAGCGTCTCGGTTTTTCGCAAGGAATTGGGATTACCTTGTTAATTGCGATTGCGGCAAAGTACTTAGCGCAGCTTCCATTTTTAAATATTATGGGACAATTGGTCATTGCTATTCTGATCGGTATGATATGGAGAGCGACAATTGGTGTCCCTCATGAAGCGATAGCAGGAACGAATTTTGTGAGTAAGAAATTGCTTCGGTTCGGGATTATTTTACTTGGTATGCGTTTGAATTTAGTAGATATCGCTAAGGCGGGACCAAAGGTATTGGTGATTGCTGCGATTGTTATTGCATTCACACTTGTTGTTGTATATACGTTAACACGTGTTTTTAAAGTAGAGAAGAAACTTGGGATTTTAACAGCATGCGGGACAGCGATTTGCGGGGCGGCAGCGGTTGTAGCCATTGCGCCACAAGTGAAGGCGAAGGATGAGGAAATTGCAGTTGGCGCAGCAATTATTGCAATTTTAGGAACGATTTTCACACTACTTTATACATTATTATATCCGGTGCTCGGTTTATCTCCTTATGGCTATGGTGTGTTTTCTGGGGCGACATTGCATGAAATTGCGCATGTTATTGCTGCGGCCGCACCAGGCGGGAGTGCGTCTGTCGATATTGCAGTCATTGTAAAATTGACACGTGTTGCAATGCTTGTACCAGTCGCAATTTTAATTGGACTATGGTTTCAGCGTAGTGAAGGAGAAGGCAAAAAAAGCTCATGGCGTGATATTCAGATTCCGTGGTTTATTTTTGGCTTCCTCGCAATGAGTGCTTTTCATTCATTAGGAATTGTACCGGAAGTTGTGGCAGGATATATAGTAACCCTTGCTTACATGCTTATCGCCATGGCGATGGCAGGGCTTGGTTTAAATGTCGAGTTTACGACATTTCGTAAGTTGGGAAGTAGGGCATTTGTTGCGGGATTGATTGGATCTGTCGCACTTTCCGTTGTTGGGTATATTCTTGTATACGTACTAGGTTTTGTGTAA
- a CDS encoding DUF4362 domain-containing protein: protein MKKGIVLLCLLVCIGSLVGFLFSTKLVENSENHGAAKVDKKNDIVGKMDEVSNLDKFEQFLNHVKSGQADQVRIVNYTDEGDPIFQTLDYDGTNINYIFDDSNDKFGGIHKGKKRDVCRGIMKEESNEGISYKLSECKENHEYIGYFLLKAPNE from the coding sequence ATGAAAAAGGGAATTGTCTTATTATGTTTGCTAGTATGTATTGGCAGTTTGGTTGGTTTTTTATTTTCTACAAAACTAGTAGAAAATAGTGAGAACCATGGTGCAGCAAAAGTTGATAAAAAGAATGATATTGTCGGAAAAATGGATGAAGTGTCTAATTTAGATAAGTTTGAGCAGTTTCTGAATCATGTGAAAAGTGGCCAAGCTGATCAAGTACGCATTGTGAATTATACAGATGAGGGGGATCCAATCTTTCAAACGTTAGACTATGATGGAACCAATATAAACTATATTTTCGATGATTCTAATGACAAATTTGGAGGAATTCATAAAGGGAAAAAACGTGATGTGTGCAGAGGGATTATGAAAGAGGAAAGTAATGAAGGCATAAGCTATAAATTAAGTGAATGCAAAGAAAATCATGAATATATAGGCTATTTTTTGCTGAAGGCGCCTAATGAATAA
- the uvrB gene encoding excinuclease ABC subunit UvrB, with product MEHQFEIVSEYSPQGDQPRAIEQLTAGIQNGKKHQVLLGATGTGKTFTISNVIKEVTKPTLVMAHNKTLAGQLYSELKDFFPNNAVEYFVSYYDFYQPEAYVPQTDTFIEKDAQINDEIDKLRHSATSSLFERNDVIIVASVSCIYGLGSPEEYRELVVSLRVGMEKERNQLLRELVDVQYGRNDIDFKRGTFRVRGDVVEIFPASLDEHCIRIEFFGDEIDRIREVNALTGEVLAEREHVAIFPASHFVTREEKMKVAIENIEKELEERLKELNANGKLLEAQRIEQRTRYDLEMMREMGFCSGIENYSRHLTLRPAGSTPYTLIDYFPDDFLIVMDESHVTLPQVRAMYNGDQARKQVLVEHGFRLPSALDNRPLMFEEFEEKTNQVVYVSATPGPYELEHAPEVVEQIIRPTGLLDPQIEVRPIEGQIDDLLGEIHDRIAKNERVLITTLTKKMSEDLTDYLKDVGIKVNYLHSEIKTLERIEIIRDLRLGKFDVLIGINLLREGLDIPEVSLVAILDADKEGFLRSERSLIQTIGRAARNENGHVIMYADRITKSMGIAIEETKRRREKQEAYNKEHGITPRTIQKEVRDVIRATMAAEDTETYEAAPAKKMTKKEREKTIAKMEVEMKEAAKALDFERAAELRDLLLELKAEG from the coding sequence TTGGAACATCAATTTGAGATTGTATCAGAATATTCCCCGCAAGGTGATCAGCCGCGAGCGATTGAGCAGCTGACAGCAGGGATTCAAAATGGTAAGAAGCATCAAGTGTTGCTTGGGGCAACGGGAACAGGAAAGACATTTACAATTTCAAATGTCATTAAAGAAGTAACGAAGCCAACACTTGTGATGGCCCATAATAAAACGTTGGCAGGACAGCTATACAGTGAGTTGAAAGATTTCTTTCCAAACAATGCTGTAGAGTATTTTGTTAGTTATTACGATTTTTATCAGCCGGAAGCATATGTACCGCAAACCGATACATTCATTGAAAAAGATGCTCAAATTAATGATGAAATCGATAAACTACGTCACTCGGCAACGTCTTCTTTGTTTGAACGTAATGATGTAATCATTGTAGCGAGTGTTTCGTGTATTTATGGTTTAGGTTCACCAGAAGAATACCGAGAACTTGTTGTTTCTTTGCGCGTTGGTATGGAAAAGGAACGAAACCAATTGCTTCGTGAACTTGTTGATGTACAGTATGGACGGAATGATATTGACTTTAAGCGTGGGACGTTTCGCGTACGCGGGGATGTAGTTGAGATTTTCCCAGCATCGCTTGATGAACATTGTATTCGAATTGAATTTTTTGGCGATGAGATTGATCGGATTCGTGAAGTGAATGCATTAACGGGTGAAGTGCTAGCAGAACGCGAACATGTTGCTATTTTCCCGGCGTCTCACTTCGTTACACGTGAAGAAAAGATGAAAGTTGCCATTGAAAATATTGAAAAAGAACTGGAAGAACGATTAAAGGAATTGAATGCTAACGGGAAATTGTTAGAAGCGCAGCGGATTGAGCAGCGGACACGTTACGATTTGGAAATGATGCGCGAGATGGGCTTTTGCTCTGGAATTGAAAACTATTCCCGGCATTTAACGTTGCGCCCAGCGGGATCAACGCCATATACATTAATAGATTATTTCCCGGATGACTTCTTGATTGTCATGGATGAGTCACACGTAACATTGCCCCAAGTAAGAGCGATGTATAATGGGGATCAGGCGCGTAAGCAAGTGCTTGTTGAACATGGTTTCCGCTTACCTTCAGCGCTGGATAATAGACCGCTTATGTTTGAGGAATTTGAAGAGAAAACCAATCAAGTTGTGTATGTATCGGCAACACCTGGTCCATACGAACTAGAGCACGCACCGGAAGTGGTGGAACAAATCATTCGTCCGACTGGGTTACTTGATCCGCAAATCGAGGTGCGTCCAATAGAAGGACAAATTGATGATTTACTAGGAGAAATTCACGACCGTATTGCGAAAAATGAGCGTGTTTTAATTACGACATTAACAAAGAAAATGTCAGAGGATTTAACAGATTACTTAAAAGATGTTGGAATTAAAGTAAACTACTTACATTCTGAAATTAAAACGCTTGAGCGAATTGAAATTATTCGTGATCTTCGTCTTGGAAAATTTGATGTGCTTATTGGTATTAACTTATTGCGAGAAGGACTTGATATTCCAGAAGTATCGCTTGTGGCGATTTTAGATGCGGATAAAGAAGGATTCTTACGTTCAGAGCGCTCGCTCATTCAGACGATTGGCCGCGCAGCACGTAATGAAAATGGTCATGTAATTATGTATGCTGATCGCATTACAAAATCGATGGGAATTGCAATAGAAGAAACGAAGCGTCGTCGTGAAAAACAAGAAGCTTATAATAAAGAACACGGAATTACGCCGAGAACCATTCAAAAAGAAGTGCGTGATGTCATTCGTGCAACAATGGCCGCAGAAGATACAGAAACGTATGAAGCAGCACCTGCTAAGAAAATGACGAAAAAAGAACGTGAAAAGACGATTGCGAAGATGGAAGTAGAAATGAAGGAAGCGGCAAAAGCGCTAGACTTCGAGCGTGCAGCTGAACTAAGAGATTTACTACTAGAATTAAAAGCGGAAGGGTGA
- a CDS encoding LysR substrate-binding domain-containing protein, whose amino-acid sequence MNVDILKIFVTVVEQKHFSRAAELLNLSQPGVSMHIRNLENEFGKTLIQRSPKHVQVTEAGNILYIHAKQMLSLYEEAKQEINELDNVVTGTLRIGASFTIGEYLLPKILANYANENPRVEVHTLISNTEEVLQSIRSNQIDIGLVEGQVVYTDIDVETFMEDEMKLVVPPKHPLLSIAKINEHTLQDQVWILRETGSGTRAYSDRFIHHHHLKMKRHFTFSSIQSVKEAVAAGLGIAILSDWTVRKELQANEIFHIPIPNEQLIRPFSIVRGKYFIPSKAIQVFLDHVQSFAKKQS is encoded by the coding sequence ATGAACGTCGATATTTTAAAAATATTTGTTACTGTCGTAGAGCAAAAGCACTTTTCACGTGCTGCTGAACTATTAAATCTGTCACAGCCTGGCGTCAGTATGCATATTCGCAATTTAGAAAATGAATTTGGCAAAACACTTATTCAGCGTTCTCCAAAGCACGTGCAAGTAACAGAGGCTGGCAACATTTTATACATACATGCAAAGCAAATGCTATCGCTATATGAAGAAGCGAAACAGGAAATTAACGAACTCGACAACGTTGTCACAGGAACACTTCGCATCGGTGCTAGTTTTACAATTGGTGAATATTTACTCCCCAAAATATTAGCGAACTATGCAAATGAAAATCCACGCGTAGAAGTACATACACTCATCTCCAACACAGAAGAAGTTTTGCAGAGCATCCGCTCCAATCAAATTGATATCGGTTTAGTCGAAGGTCAGGTCGTGTACACTGATATCGATGTGGAAACCTTTATGGAAGATGAAATGAAGCTCGTCGTCCCACCAAAGCACCCTTTGCTAAGCATAGCTAAAATCAATGAACATACACTACAAGACCAAGTATGGATTCTGCGTGAAACCGGATCTGGAACACGCGCCTATAGCGACCGCTTTATCCATCATCATCATTTAAAAATGAAACGTCACTTTACATTTAGCAGCATACAAAGTGTCAAGGAAGCCGTTGCTGCCGGGCTTGGCATCGCTATATTATCAGATTGGACCGTGCGAAAAGAATTGCAGGCAAACGAGATTTTTCACATCCCGATTCCAAATGAACAACTAATTCGTCCTTTTTCTATCGTTCGCGGAAAATACTTTATTCCTTCTAAGGCCATTCAAGTCTTTTTAGATCACGTCCAATCTTTTGCAAAAAAACAGAGTTGA
- a CDS encoding amino acid permease, with protein sequence MNLFRKKSISALLAQSQKKGESLNKELGALDLTTLGVGAIIGTGIFVLTGVAAAEYAGPALILSFILSGLACVFAALCYSEFASTVPVSGSAYTYSYATFGEIIAWILGWDLILEYGLASSAVASGWSGYFQGLLSGFGITLPTALTSAYNPAAGTYVDLPAICIIFLITLLLTKGTKKSARFNTIMVAIKLFVVLLFIGVGAFYVKPENWTPFMPFGFSGVATGAATVFFAYIGFDAVSTAAEEVKNPQRNMPIGIIASLTICTILYIVVSLILTGIVPYDQLGVKNPVAFALQYIHQDWVAGFISLGAMAGITTVLLVMLFGQTRLFYAISRDGLLPKAFSRVNKKTKTPVLNSWITATMVAFFAGFIPLSKLAELTNIGTLFAFSVVSIGVIILRKKQPDLPRAFKVPLVPWIPALAVLFCGYLALQLPAITWIGFVLWLVIGLVVYFSYGYKNSNLQNKQKEDVA encoded by the coding sequence ATGAATTTATTTCGTAAAAAATCGATTTCTGCACTGTTAGCACAGTCGCAAAAGAAAGGAGAATCTTTAAATAAAGAGCTTGGCGCACTCGATCTAACAACGTTAGGTGTGGGCGCTATTATTGGAACCGGCATTTTCGTTCTTACCGGTGTTGCTGCAGCAGAATACGCAGGACCAGCACTTATTTTATCATTTATTTTATCCGGTTTAGCCTGTGTATTTGCGGCATTATGTTATTCTGAATTTGCTTCAACTGTACCGGTTTCAGGTAGTGCTTACACTTATAGCTACGCAACATTTGGAGAAATAATTGCTTGGATTTTAGGATGGGATTTGATTCTAGAATATGGCTTAGCTTCCTCAGCTGTTGCATCAGGGTGGTCCGGATATTTCCAAGGACTATTAAGTGGATTCGGTATTACATTACCTACCGCTTTAACAAGCGCATATAATCCTGCAGCCGGAACATACGTAGATCTACCGGCAATCTGTATCATTTTTCTAATAACATTGTTATTAACAAAAGGTACAAAAAAATCAGCTCGTTTCAATACTATTATGGTAGCTATAAAACTATTTGTTGTTCTTCTATTCATCGGCGTTGGTGCTTTCTATGTAAAACCTGAAAACTGGACACCATTCATGCCGTTTGGCTTCTCTGGCGTAGCAACTGGAGCTGCAACTGTATTCTTTGCTTACATCGGATTTGACGCTGTATCAACAGCTGCTGAAGAAGTGAAAAATCCACAGCGCAACATGCCAATTGGTATTATCGCTTCTTTAACAATCTGTACAATTTTATATATCGTTGTTTCATTAATATTAACTGGAATCGTTCCCTACGATCAGTTAGGTGTAAAGAACCCAGTTGCATTTGCACTGCAATATATTCATCAAGATTGGGTTGCTGGCTTTATCTCTTTAGGAGCAATGGCTGGGATTACAACGGTACTACTTGTTATGTTATTTGGACAAACACGTTTATTTTACGCAATTAGCCGTGATGGATTACTACCAAAAGCTTTTTCTCGCGTAAACAAAAAAACAAAAACACCCGTTCTTAATAGTTGGATTACTGCCACTATGGTTGCTTTCTTTGCTGGTTTTATTCCTTTAAGTAAACTAGCTGAATTAACAAATATAGGTACACTATTCGCATTTAGCGTTGTTTCAATTGGTGTAATCATCTTACGCAAAAAACAACCTGATTTACCGCGTGCCTTTAAAGTGCCATTGGTACCATGGATTCCGGCTTTAGCTGTTCTATTCTGCGGATACCTAGCATTGCAGCTACCAGCAATAACATGGATTGGCTTTGTCTTATGGCTTGTAATTGGACTTGTTGTCTACTTCAGCTACGGTTATAAAAATAGTAATCTGCAAAATAAACAAAAAGAAGACGTTGCATAA